A window of Globicephala melas chromosome 2, mGloMel1.2, whole genome shotgun sequence genomic DNA:
TGAAGGAAAGAACAGTATcaccatttattcatttgatcCTGTTTCTTCCTCACACTATCATAGCAGTTCAAAGCAACAAATTATTTATTGCTCTTAAAGTATTAtggatttgcttttcttttaaagccCCTCTGCATTTATCAGAATGCAGCAGGCTACTTTAGCTAAAGATCCAGGGCCATAAACCTTGTTCAGTGCAATAAGATCACTTTAATAATATTCTAATCTTGAAATGCAGTTGAAAAGATAGATGATGGTCGCTGAGTGCTACTTACAAACAAAAATGGCTCTCAAACAATCTTAAAGATGCAAAAAACTTAGCAactgaaaatgtgtttaaaaaaattcccacatTCTGCCAGTATATTTTACATACCTGAGAATTTTCTTAGGAATCTGTGATGGAGAAGAATgactccttttcttcttctctgagtcCTGTAGTAACCCATCCTCTGCTCTACCCTTCTCTGTGACTGCTGACTGCTCTGCCCTGGCTTTGCCCTGATCCACACTGAGCTGGCCTTGGGCAGGGTCACACCTGTACATGAAGACGATGGCTGGCTTCTCGCTGGACTCTCCTTTTGCCTCTGTGAACCAGTGATGGCGCTGaactggaggagggggcagcatGTGGATGACTGTGCCGTCCAGGCCCACCAGTTTCCCTTTCTCTCGGTCTTTCTCTTTGTCATCCTCTTCATCTGTTTTCCGACGGCGGAAGAAACTTTTAAATGATATCCAGCGTTTAGGTTTTGCATCAGCGGCCCGCCTGCTGCCTTCAGAGTGCAAAACTGATTCAGCTTCCGTTGACCTGGTAGGGCTAGTTGGCTTGGTCCAGTTGGTGAAATGCCTCTGCAAAAGGTTACTTGCATGGTAAGGGGAGGAAGTCGAGCGTggtgggggaaaggggggtggcgGCTCACTCTGGGGGTTAGTCACTAACTTGGAGGGAGGGGTGGTGACTGGCTTTGTGAGTGGATCTTTCTGTACTTTGGTGGTAGGACTTTCCATGGTCTGAGGTGCTTCAGCCTCACCGCTGGGCTGGGATGTGAAGAGAGACTTGGGCCGGACTGGTGTACCCTTAGGTGTACTCTTAGCAGCACTGGCATCGGGAGGAATGGCATAAAGCTCTTCCACACTGCAAGCTTTAGGGCCAGACTGGGGCATTTCTGGAGGAGACTGTGGGGGCTGGATCGAAGCCACGATCTGAGAGAGCACGGTGCTTGCCTTCTCCCTGGCACTGCTGCTGCTCACTGTGGAAGACTCCTGAGTGCTTTCTGTTTGGGCCACAGGTTCTTGAGTGGTTCTCTGGAGCTTTGCTGGGGAGCTGTGGCTGGAACTGTAGCTCCTCTGTGGTGAGGACTGACCTCTGTTAAGACAGCTGTTAAACTCCTGAACCTTCTGAGCCACTGAACCCCTTTTACGCTCTGTGCTGTTTAAAAACCCTTTAGCTTGGGGACATTCAGTGGCTTTGCTAGTGGTGTTATCAGACACTTTGCTTTCAGTTTCTATCTCTTCATAAGTATGGCTTATTACACTTGTGGTTTTTTCCTTCACTGAAAGTTCTCCACTTGTTCCGAGAAAACTTTTGTAAATGGCTAGATTGTCATATGCATTTGGATTGATTACAATGGGAACTTTGATAGCATTTTTGGAACTCCGAGCATAAGTTGGCTCATCGTGAATGATAATTGGAAAAGGTGGCATACCGGCATTGTTATaactattaaattttatttcagacaAATTAGGTGACTTAACAGGGATGGTTTTGGAGGAAATGTTTGTAGCTGTGGGTGAAGTAGGTGCTGATTTGTGACAGTTTTTCCTTGGAGGGACATTTGGTCCAGTCCCACCGCTAATTAATTCCACCTTAGGTATCTTTTGTCGTGGACTGGTACTGGAAGTCCATACTTCCTGGTAGCGGATTGCACTGGATTTTTGGAAATGGGCACTTATTTGTCCTGATGTCAGTGTGGGTGATGTCACTGGAGAGTTTGGAGTAGAAGATGAGCTTTTCGTCTTGGGACTGTTAATAGGGCCCTCGAGGTGCTCACTGGCCATGGCTGCTGACACATCCACAACAGTATATGGCTTGCACAAAGGCTGTTCTAGATTCACAACTCGGTAGGGCTTTGCTTGCTCTTCTACAGGAACGAGGTTTATTGTTACTGCTTGCCCAGTAATATCTGTAGGGGCTTTACTTTCTTGCTTCTCAGTTTGTACGGCAATCTTGCCATCCTTCTCTTCCAATCGGAGAGCAAGGACTGCTTTGTGTGTCTCTGGAACTTTTACTGAGCTTTTGGATGCTTGTGCTGAGTCCTTCTCCTGATTATTACCAGAGAGGCTTTCATAATTGGGCTCACTTTCCTTCATGTCCTTAGAATCTGCCGGGTTACCAGGAGCTATTCCCACATTACAAATCTTCTGGGATAAACTACTGGCCGTCTCAGAACGTGATTCTTCTGTTAAAGAGGAATCTGGGGATGTGGAGTCAGACGACACTATGCTCTGAATGCTTCCTGGTCCATAGGAGACCACAGAATTCTCTTCATAACCATTCAGGATTTCATCATAACTGTCATCATAGTCTACAGCACAGATTCTTTGCAGAGATTTATTTCGCAGGGGGACAGTATTCCATTTTTTGTCCACAAAGAATCGAACAGGAGACAAAGTGTTTGCCCTAAAGTTGGCAAAGCGAGGTTGCCCTCTCATGCGAATCTCCATGGCCAGCAGTTCTTCATCACTCTCATCCCAGCTCTCGTGCTCCTCCTCCATGTTACTCAAAAGCACATCTTCCTCACTCTCTTCGCCACTAGAAAACTCTGGGTAACAGAATCGACCCCCTTCATTACTGATCACTTCTGTGCTCCCACTCAGAATAACATGCTTGCCCTGAGTATCCTTTATTCCGCCCATCATGCAACTTGGTGGAAGCTTTCTTTCCAGTGATCGTTTATAGCAATCATTTATTCTTCCTAAGAATGTTTCTCTGGAgtttgtttcatttccttttatttgagGGGTGGTATCCAAGCCTGCTATCTCCTTTAACACCTCAGTTAGTCCACTATTGTTATTTGATATCTTCTTTGCACTATCATTATTCCCATAAGGCTTAGGAACATGGCTAAATCCTTCAATGTcctcttcattattattattaagtggTTTCTGATTCAAGGCCATCCTGTTTCGGTTCCATCCTATGATGACAGGTTTGTTCTCACAGTGTTCTTGGATACTAAGCTCACCACACATACTTTGCCCATCTGCCACCATCATAGTGGGCTTCACAGCTATAGTGGGTTTTTTAGCCACAGGAGGCCGGAAATTTCCGGTGTTCCTG
This region includes:
- the PEAK1 gene encoding inactive tyrosine-protein kinase PEAK1; this translates as MSACNTFTEHVWKPGECKNCFKPKSLHQLPPDPEKAPITHGNKTNANQSNNHRIRNTGNFRPPVAKKPTIAVKPTMMVADGQSMCGELSIQEHCENKPVIIGWNRNRMALNQKPLNNNNEEDIEGFSHVPKPYGNNDSAKKISNNNSGLTEVLKEIAGLDTTPQIKGNETNSRETFLGRINDCYKRSLERKLPPSCMMGGIKDTQGKHVILSGSTEVISNEGGRFCYPEFSSGEESEEDVLLSNMEEEHESWDESDEELLAMEIRMRGQPRFANFRANTLSPVRFFVDKKWNTVPLRNKSLQRICAVDYDDSYDEILNGYEENSVVSYGPGSIQSIVSSDSTSPDSSLTEESRSETASSLSQKICNVGIAPGNPADSKDMKESEPNYESLSGNNQEKDSAQASKSSVKVPETHKAVLALRLEEKDGKIAVQTEKQESKAPTDITGQAVTINLVPVEEQAKPYRVVNLEQPLCKPYTVVDVSAAMASEHLEGPINSPKTKSSSSTPNSPVTSPTLTSGQISAHFQKSSAIRYQEVWTSSTSPRQKIPKVELISGGTGPNVPPRKNCHKSAPTSPTATNISSKTIPVKSPNLSEIKFNSYNNAGMPPFPIIIHDEPTYARSSKNAIKVPIVINPNAYDNLAIYKSFLGTSGELSVKEKTTSVISHTYEEIETESKVSDNTTSKATECPQAKGFLNSTERKRGSVAQKVQEFNSCLNRGQSSPQRSYSSSHSSPAKLQRTTQEPVAQTESTQESSTVSSSSAREKASTVLSQIVASIQPPQSPPEMPQSGPKACSVEELYAIPPDASAAKSTPKGTPVRPKSLFTSQPSGEAEAPQTMESPTTKVQKDPLTKPVTTPPSKLVTNPQSEPPPPFPPPRSTSSPYHASNLLQRHFTNWTKPTSPTRSTEAESVLHSEGSRRAADAKPKRWISFKSFFRRRKTDEEDDKEKDREKGKLVGLDGTVIHMLPPPPVQRHHWFTEAKGESSEKPAIVFMYRCDPAQGQLSVDQGKARAEQSAVTEKGRAEDGLLQDSEKKKRSHSSPSQIPKKILSHVTREVTEDFSPRDPSTVVKQDGGSCTSVTSALPLPELEREEEKGDISGPMDPNPCSATYSNLGQSRAAMIPPKHPRQPKGALDDAIAFGGKTDQEAPNASQPTPPPLPKKMIIRANTEPISKDLQKSLETTLCVMANPTYDIDPNWDASSAGSSISYELKGLDIESYDSLERPLHKERPVPSAANSISSLTTLSIKDRFSNSTESLSSRRGPSCRQGRSIQKPQRQALYRGLENREEVVGKIRSLHTDALKKLAIKCEDLFMAGQKDQLRFGVDSWSDFRLTSDKPCCEAGDAVYYTASYAKDPLNNYAVKICKSKAKESQQYYHSLAVRQSLAVHFNIQQDCGHFLAEVPKRLLPWEDPDAPEEEEDEMETTEEVKGETDGKSPEPSSEAESSHKESQAVVSRKQRSHVVVITREVPCLTVADFVRDSLAQHGKSPDVYERQVCLLLLQLCSGLEHLKPYHVTHCDLRLENLLLVHYQPGGPAQGLGPAEPSPTSSCPTRLIVSNFSQAKQKSHLVDPEILRDQSRLAPEIITATQYKKCDEFQTGILIYEMLHLPNPFDENPELKEKEYTRADLPRIPLRSPYSRGLQQLASCLLNPNPSERLLISGAKGILQCLLWGPREGLFQTFTASPSPVQRNALLQNWLDIKRTLLMIKFAEKSLDREGGVSLEDWLCAQYLAFATPDSLSCVVKILQPR